GGCACGACGGTGCTGGTGCTGATGCTCGCGGTGTTCGGCTGGCGGCTGGTGCGCAATGCCAACGCGCGCACGCGCGTCGAGCGCAAGCTGGCCGCGAGTCTCGAAACGCGGCGCGCGATTCTCGACACGGCTGTCAATCCCATCATCACGCTCGACCGTTCGGGCGTGATCCTGTCGCTGAACCCGGCGGGCGAGAAGGCGTTCGGTTACGCCGAGGAGGAGATCGCCGGCAAGGACGTTCGCGTGCTCGTGTCGGGCACGGTCCACGAACTGTTCGACCGCTACGCGTCGCAATTCGCCGAGCGCGGCGCGGCGGACGGGCACGACATCGTCAGCGAGTGCGAGCTGGCGGGCTTGCGCAAGGACGGCAGCGTGTTCCCCGTGCATGTGTCGACGGGGGCGATGGTGATGGGCGGCGAGCGCCGTTTCGTGTGCGTGATCACCGACATGTCCGTGCAGATCCGCGAGCGCGCGGAGCTGTCGGAGGCGCGCGACCAGCTGCTGCTCGCGGCCGATATCGCGGAACTCGGCATCTGGTCGTGGGAATTTACGAACGACGCATTGCGCTGGAACACGCGCATGTTCGAGATTTTCGGCATGACGACGACGCCCGCCGAAGGTTTGCATTTCGAGCACTGGCTGTCGCGCGTGCATGAGGAAGACCGCCCGGCCGCCGTCGAAACACTGGAAGCCGCGTTTGCCGGCGAAGTGACGTCGAAGCACATTCATTTGCCGCTCTACCGGATCAGCCTGCCCGACGGCGAAATCCGTCATATCCAGACCACCTTTACCGTTCAGCGCGACGCGTCGGGCAATCCGGTCGGCATGACGGGCGTGACGCACGACGTCACCGAGCAACGCAATATCGAGCTTCGGCTGCGCGACGCCAAGCAGCAGGCCGACGCGGCGAACGAGGCGAAATCGGCGTTCCTCGCCAACATGAGCCACGAAATCCGCACGCCGTTGAACGCGGTGCTCGGCATGCTGGATCTCGTGCAATCGACGGGACTCAACGAGCGTCAGGGCGGCTATGTCGTCAAGGCGGAAACGGCGGCGAAGTCGCTGCTCGGCTTGTTGAACGACGTGCTCGATTATTCGAAGATCGAAGCGGGCAAACTGCAGCTCGACACGCATACATTCGAAATCGAGCCGCTGATGCAGGATCTCGGCGTCGTGCTGTCGGGCAATCAGTACGACAAGGAAGTCGAAGTACTGTTCGATATCAGCCCCGACCTGCCGTCCGTCGTGATCGGCGACAGCTTGCGGTTGCAGCAGGTGCTCGTGAATCTCGCGGGCAATGCGCTCAAGTTCACGATCAAAGGCCAGGTCGTCGTCAGCTTCACGCTGCTGTCGCGGCTCGATTCGGGCGTGCGCGTGCGCATCGCGGTAACGGACAGCGGCATCGGCATCAGCGAGGCGCAGCTCGGCCAGATTTTCGAAGGCTTCAGCCAGGCCGAAGTGTCGACGACGCGTCGCTTCGGCGGCACGGGTCTCGGTCTTGCGATCAGCCGGCGGCTCGTCGAACTGATGGGCGGCAAGCTCGAAGTGGCGAGCGAACTCGGCAAAGGCAGCCGTTTCTGGTTCGATATCAATCTCGGCGTCAGCGCCGACGTACATGCGGACGATCTCGATCTGCATCTGCCGCTCGATCGCCGCTTGCGCGTGCTCGTCGCCGACGACAACGGCATTGCCCGCGAAGTGCTGTCGCGCACGGCGCGCGCGCTCGGCTGGGAAGCGGACGTGGTGCCGGGCGGCATTTCGGCGGCGAAGCTCGCAGCCGCCGCCGAGCGAGAGCACGAAGGGTACGACGTGATCCTGCTCGACTGGCGCATGCCCGATCTCGATGGACTGTCGGCGGCGCGGCGGATCGACGAATGGCGTGAGCGCCGCAATGCGCCGGCCATCGTGATGATTACGGCGTATGGCCAGGAAGTGCTGGCGGCCGCGCAGGAATCCGACGACATGCCGTTCGATGCCTTCGTCACGAAGCCCGTCACGCCGCGCCAGCTTGCGCAGACCGTACAGCGCGTGCTGACGGGACAAAAGACCGCGCACGCGCGACGTCCATCGCGCGCGCCCGTGGGCGAAGGGCGTCTGGCTGGACTTACGCTGCTCGTGGTCGAAGACAATCCGCTCAACCGTGAAGTGGCCGACGGTTTGTTGAGCCGCGAAGGCGCGCATGTGGTGCTGGCCGAAAGCGGCCTGGAGGGCGTCGAGAAAGTGCTGACGGGCACGCGCGTATTCGACGCAGTGCTGATGGACATGCAGATGCCCGACGTCGACGGGCTCGAAGCGACGCGGCTGATCCGTGCGCATGGCCGCTTCGCGGCGCTGCCGATCATCGCGATGACGGCGAACGCGACGCGTGCGGATCGCGATGCGTGTCTCGCGGCGGGCATGAACGATCATGTCGGCAAGCCGATCGACGTCAAGCATCTGGTCGACGTATTGATCGCGCAGACGGGCGCGATTGCGCTGCCTGTCGCCACGGACGCGCGCGCCGCCGATGAAGCGCCAGCGAGCGATCTGCTCGAACGGAAGGAATCGATCGTCGGGCGTTTTGGCGGCAGCGAGGATCTGATCCGCAAGGCGCTCGGCGTGTTCGTCGACGAGATGGAGCGGCATCTCGACGACCTGCGCGAAGAAGCGGAACAGAACGGCGAGGGACGCAGCGCGGCGCTGCTGCATGCGATCAAGGGCAGCGCGGGAACGATGGGCGCGAAGATGCTCGCGGATTTCGCGGCGTCGCTCGAACATCGCTTGCACGCAGAGGATGAAAACGAGGCGGCCGTCACGCCCGGCGAAGTGGACAGGCTCGAACGATTGCTGATCGACAGCGTCGCGCAGTTGCGCGTCGTGTTCGGCAACAGGCAGAACGGGCACGCGACGGCCGCTGCCGAACAGCTGGAAACGGAAGAGTATCGGGCGCGGCTTGGTCGCCTGCTCGAACGTCTGGAGGCATCGAATCTGGAAGCGCTCGATCTCGCCGAAACGCTCGCGCCGCACGTGCCGTCCGGGCTGCAGCCGCGATTCGACCGGCTGCTCGCCGAGATCGAAGCGCTGGACTTCGTCACGGCGGCTGCAAGTACACGTGAGATGCTGGATCAACTGACATGCTAGAACACATCCCCGGCGACTGGGCTCACACGTTCGCGCTGCGTCCGAAGCTGCTGATCGCCGACGATCAGCCCGTCAACGTCCGCGCGCTGCACGCGCTTTTCAAGGACGATTGCGACGTGTTCATGGCGACCAACGGCGCGCAAACCATCGAGCTGTGTCGCAAGGAACTGCCCGATCTGATCCTGCTCGACGTCGTGATGGACGGCATGGACGGACACGAAGTCTGCCGCCGCCTGAAGGCCGATCCGCTGACGCATACGATTCCCATCATCTTCGTCACCGCGCAGACGGATGAAGCCGACGAGGAATACGGACTGTCGCTCGGCGCGGTGGATTTCATCACGAAGCCGATCAAGCCGGCCATCGTGCGGGCGCGGGTGCGCGCGCATCTTTCGCTGAAAATGCAGGGCGACGTGCTGCGCTCGATTGCGCTCGTCGACGGGCTGACGGGCGTCGGCAACCGGCGCAAGTTCGAAGAAGATCTCGACGCGAGCTGGCGGCATTGCCTGCGCGAATCGGCGCCGCTGTCGCTGGTGATGGTCGATGTCGATTACTTCAAGCGCTACAACGACCGTTACGGACATCAGGCGGGCGACCGCTGCCTGCAGACCGTTGCAAGGCGTCTGACGGAAACGCTGCGCCGGCCGTACGACACGGTCGGGCGATATGGCGGCGAAGAGTTCGCGTGCCTGCTGCCGAACACGCCGCTCGAATCGGCGACGCGGATCGCGTTGAAGATGGAGGAGGGCGTGCGGGCGCTGAAGCTCGAACATGTGGATTCGGGCTGTGCGGATACCGTGACGATTTCAGTGGGTGTGGCGACGCTGATTCCGACTACTGATATCCGGCCCGCGGAACTCGTCGAATCCGCCGACCAGCAGCTTTATGAGGCGAAGCATGCCGGGCGGGGAAGGGTGGCTTCGGCGATGCGGATGATGGAGGGGTAGGGGCGCGTCCGGCTTTACGTCCTATCCCTCGGCATCGCCTGCAACGTCTCCACGATCTCCCGCATCAACGCCTTCCGGTCATCCGACGCCCGCTGCACCATGCCGACGGTTCTCAGCGTCGGCGGACTCGAAATCGGAATCACGCGCAGCAACGGATCGTTCAGCCAGTTGCCGCGTATCAGCAGCGGCAGCACCGCAACGCCGACCTTCTCCCTCACCAAAGCAACGATCGTTTCAATCGAATTCAGTTCGAGATACTCGTTCACCATCAAGCCCGCTTTCTGCAACGCCTGCTCGACCACCTGTCCCGTACGCACACGCCGGTCGAAGCGCAAAAAGCCGTGGCTGCGCAGAATGCGCTGCGGATCGTTGTCGGCGACATCGCGGCTCACGACGAGCATCATCGGTTCGGTGTAGAGGGTTGTCCATTTGAGCGTGTCGGGCAGCGTCTCGTCGGCGCGCGCGACCACCGCAGCGACGTCCACTTCGCCCGCTTCCACCATGTTCGCCAGTTCGTCGGAGCGCGCCGACAGCAGCCGCACGTCGAGCCGCGGATGCGTCGCCTTGAGCCGCGCCACGGCCAGCGACAACGCGCCGATCACCGACACCACCGCGCCGATCGTCACCGGCCCCTCCATCGCGTCCGTCGGCTTCGCTTCCAGCTCGGCGAGCAGATCGAGAATCTGCTCGACCTTCGGCCAGATCGTATGGCCATGCTGCGTCAGCGTGATCTGCCGTCCACGGCGGTCGAACAGCTGACGCCCCAGCGCTTCTTCGAGTCCGCGCATCTGCAGGCTGACGGCCGCCTGCGTCAACGCGACTTTATCGGCGGCGGCCGAGAACGAGCCCGTGTGGGCAACGGCCTTGAAGGTCTTCAACATGCGTAGCGTCGGCATGGGCAGGTTCCGGTCGAACTCACGATTGACTCATGAGAAAAACTTAAGCGTCGAAAAGAAAGTTTAATATTTTTTGTACGAAGCGCGCCATTATGATCGTCAGATGACGATATGAAAGGACGAGCAAAGCAATGCGGAGTCACCAGGCATGACGGGTGCTGAACGCCGGCCGGTTCTCGATGTACGAGGCTTCTCGCTGAAGTTTTCGAACTCGCCCGATGTCCCCAACGTCGTCGACAACGTCTCGTTTCCCGTGCATGCGGGCGAGACCCTGTGCATGGTCGGCGAGTCGGGTTGCGGCAAGAGCGTCACGTCGCTGGCGCTGATGGGGCTGCTCGCGAGTCCGCCCGCGCGGCGCGTCGCGGGCACGGCGCACTTCGAAGGCGTGGATCTGTTCGCGCTGTCCGAGCGCGAACTCGCCGACATTCGCGGCAACCGCATGTCGATGATCTTCCAGGAGCCGATGACCTCGCTCAATCCCGCCTACACGATCGGCGAGCAGATTGGCGAGAGCATCCGGCGGCATCGCGGCGTGAACCGCGCGCAGGCGCGCGACGAAGCGCTGAAGATGCTGCGCCTCGTCCATATTCCCGCACCCGAAACGCGGCTCGACGCGTTCCCGCATCAGCTGTCGGGCGGCATGCGTCAGCGCGTGATGATCGCGATGGCGCTCGCCAACAGCCCGCGTCTGCTGATCGCCGACGAACCCACCACCGCGCTCGACGTGACCATCCAGGCGCAAGTGCTGTCGCTCGTGCGCACGCTGCAGGCGGAAACGGGCACGGCGATGCTGCTGATCACGCACGACCTCGGCGTGGTCGCCGAAGTCGCGGATCACGTCGCCGTGATGTACGCGGGCAGGATCGTCGAATACGGCACGGTCGCCGATCTGTTCGACGATCCGCAGCATCCGTACACGATCGGCCTGATGGGCGCAATTCCGTCCGTCGGCAAGCGCGAAGGCGCGCTCGCGACGATCCGCGGCTCGGTGCCGTCGCCCGAACAGATGCCGCGCGGCTGCCGTTTCGCGCCGCGCTGTCCGTTCGCGGAACAACGCTGCATCGACGCGGCGCCGCCCGAGCGCACGCTGTCCGGCGAGCATCGCGTCGCCTGCTGGCTCGCGCCCGTCGAACAGCTCGTGCAACCCGCGCAGCAGAAGGTGACGACATGACGCCGAACATCCTCGAAGCGAGCGCGCTGACCAAGCGCTTCGGCGGCGAGCGCCAGATGTTCGCGCGCACGCCGACCGTGCACGCCGTCAACGACGTCTCGTTCGCCGTGCAGACGGGCGAAACCTTTGCGATCGTCGGCGAATCGGGCTGCGGCAAGTCGACGCTCGGCCGTCTGCTGCTGCGCCTGATCGACGCGACGCAAGGCCGCGTGATCTATCAGGGCGAAGACATCACGCACTGGCAAGGCGCGAAGCTGCGCCGACTGCGCCGCGAGATGCAGATCATCTTTCAGGATCCGTTCGCGTCGCTCAATCCGGGCATGACGGTCGGGCAGATCATCGGCGAGCCGGTCGCGTTTCATGGGCTTGCGCGCAATGCTTCGGAACGCCGCGAGCGAGTCGCGCAACTCTTGACGAAGGTCGGCTTGCAACCGGCGTATTCAGAACGCTATCCGCACGAGTTCTCGGGCGGGCAGCGGCAGCGCATCGGTATCGCGCGGGCGCTGGCGGGCGAGCCGAAGCTGATCGTCGGCGACGAGCCCGTGTCCGCGCTCGATGTCTCCGTGCAGGCGCAGGTGATCAATCTGCTCGAATCGCTGAAGGCGGAACTCGGGCTCACGCTCGTGATGGTCGCGCACGATCTCGCCGTGATCCGGCACATGAGCGATCGCGTCGCCGTGATGTACCTCGGCGAAATCGTCGAACTCGCGCCCGTCGACGAACTCTTCGATACGCCGCTGCATCCGTACACGCAGGCGCTGTTGCGCGCGATTCCCGCCAGCAGTCCGCACGAGCGTCGCACGAAGCCCGCGTTGCAAGGCGATCTGCCGAGCCCGACCGCGCCGCCGCCCGGCTGCCGCTTTCACACGCGCTGTCCGCACGCGAAGCCGCGCTGTTCGCAGGAACGCCCGCTCGCCGAAGTGCTGCCGGGCGGACGCCAGGTGGCCTGTCATTTCTGGCGCGACGTGCAGAACGCGGGCAGCGGCGCGCCGCTCGTCGCGAGCGTCAGCGCGAAGCTGAACGAGCGCCTCGCGCTGTATCGCGAGAAGCAGGCGGCAACGATGGCGAACCGATAACGCAATTCCGATGACAACCCGAACGTCGACAAGGACACCCCGCATGCGAAGA
This Paraburkholderia sabiae DNA region includes the following protein-coding sequences:
- a CDS encoding ABC transporter ATP-binding protein, which encodes MTPNILEASALTKRFGGERQMFARTPTVHAVNDVSFAVQTGETFAIVGESGCGKSTLGRLLLRLIDATQGRVIYQGEDITHWQGAKLRRLRREMQIIFQDPFASLNPGMTVGQIIGEPVAFHGLARNASERRERVAQLLTKVGLQPAYSERYPHEFSGGQRQRIGIARALAGEPKLIVGDEPVSALDVSVQAQVINLLESLKAELGLTLVMVAHDLAVIRHMSDRVAVMYLGEIVELAPVDELFDTPLHPYTQALLRAIPASSPHERRTKPALQGDLPSPTAPPPGCRFHTRCPHAKPRCSQERPLAEVLPGGRQVACHFWRDVQNAGSGAPLVASVSAKLNERLALYREKQAATMANR
- a CDS encoding diguanylate cyclase domain-containing protein — protein: MLEHIPGDWAHTFALRPKLLIADDQPVNVRALHALFKDDCDVFMATNGAQTIELCRKELPDLILLDVVMDGMDGHEVCRRLKADPLTHTIPIIFVTAQTDEADEEYGLSLGAVDFITKPIKPAIVRARVRAHLSLKMQGDVLRSIALVDGLTGVGNRRKFEEDLDASWRHCLRESAPLSLVMVDVDYFKRYNDRYGHQAGDRCLQTVARRLTETLRRPYDTVGRYGGEEFACLLPNTPLESATRIALKMEEGVRALKLEHVDSGCADTVTISVGVATLIPTTDIRPAELVESADQQLYEAKHAGRGRVASAMRMMEG
- a CDS encoding LysR family transcriptional regulator, which translates into the protein MPTLRMLKTFKAVAHTGSFSAAADKVALTQAAVSLQMRGLEEALGRQLFDRRGRQITLTQHGHTIWPKVEQILDLLAELEAKPTDAMEGPVTIGAVVSVIGALSLAVARLKATHPRLDVRLLSARSDELANMVEAGEVDVAAVVARADETLPDTLKWTTLYTEPMMLVVSRDVADNDPQRILRSHGFLRFDRRVRTGQVVEQALQKAGLMVNEYLELNSIETIVALVREKVGVAVLPLLIRGNWLNDPLLRVIPISSPPTLRTVGMVQRASDDRKALMREIVETLQAMPRDRT
- a CDS encoding response regulator; translation: MASRIFRRIPLPIRVTLFIVIVCALLIGSDAWRSVASRQDQMEEMSVATANLARAMAQHADDSIRQADTTLVDAVERVEHDGVSAAALERLHRLFIQRASELPQLNGLYLYDRDGNWLANSQPALAKTFNNADREYFVYHRTHADRGVHIGMPVQSRATGKWIVPVSRRVDGPDGQFAGVVLATIEIDFFTRFYDSLDIGRYGAVALVADNGVMVVRRPYETRFVGKNVADTMLFQVHQKSRETASFVSKSAQDGVTRLNSERSLSHYPLFVVAALAQDEILAPWWSDTLWHAAGTTVLVLMLAVFGWRLVRNANARTRVERKLAASLETRRAILDTAVNPIITLDRSGVILSLNPAGEKAFGYAEEEIAGKDVRVLVSGTVHELFDRYASQFAERGAADGHDIVSECELAGLRKDGSVFPVHVSTGAMVMGGERRFVCVITDMSVQIRERAELSEARDQLLLAADIAELGIWSWEFTNDALRWNTRMFEIFGMTTTPAEGLHFEHWLSRVHEEDRPAAVETLEAAFAGEVTSKHIHLPLYRISLPDGEIRHIQTTFTVQRDASGNPVGMTGVTHDVTEQRNIELRLRDAKQQADAANEAKSAFLANMSHEIRTPLNAVLGMLDLVQSTGLNERQGGYVVKAETAAKSLLGLLNDVLDYSKIEAGKLQLDTHTFEIEPLMQDLGVVLSGNQYDKEVEVLFDISPDLPSVVIGDSLRLQQVLVNLAGNALKFTIKGQVVVSFTLLSRLDSGVRVRIAVTDSGIGISEAQLGQIFEGFSQAEVSTTRRFGGTGLGLAISRRLVELMGGKLEVASELGKGSRFWFDINLGVSADVHADDLDLHLPLDRRLRVLVADDNGIAREVLSRTARALGWEADVVPGGISAAKLAAAAEREHEGYDVILLDWRMPDLDGLSAARRIDEWRERRNAPAIVMITAYGQEVLAAAQESDDMPFDAFVTKPVTPRQLAQTVQRVLTGQKTAHARRPSRAPVGEGRLAGLTLLVVEDNPLNREVADGLLSREGAHVVLAESGLEGVEKVLTGTRVFDAVLMDMQMPDVDGLEATRLIRAHGRFAALPIIAMTANATRADRDACLAAGMNDHVGKPIDVKHLVDVLIAQTGAIALPVATDARAADEAPASDLLERKESIVGRFGGSEDLIRKALGVFVDEMERHLDDLREEAEQNGEGRSAALLHAIKGSAGTMGAKMLADFAASLEHRLHAEDENEAAVTPGEVDRLERLLIDSVAQLRVVFGNRQNGHATAAAEQLETEEYRARLGRLLERLEASNLEALDLAETLAPHVPSGLQPRFDRLLAEIEALDFVTAAASTREMLDQLTC
- a CDS encoding ABC transporter ATP-binding protein — protein: MTGAERRPVLDVRGFSLKFSNSPDVPNVVDNVSFPVHAGETLCMVGESGCGKSVTSLALMGLLASPPARRVAGTAHFEGVDLFALSERELADIRGNRMSMIFQEPMTSLNPAYTIGEQIGESIRRHRGVNRAQARDEALKMLRLVHIPAPETRLDAFPHQLSGGMRQRVMIAMALANSPRLLIADEPTTALDVTIQAQVLSLVRTLQAETGTAMLLITHDLGVVAEVADHVAVMYAGRIVEYGTVADLFDDPQHPYTIGLMGAIPSVGKREGALATIRGSVPSPEQMPRGCRFAPRCPFAEQRCIDAAPPERTLSGEHRVACWLAPVEQLVQPAQQKVTT